The sequence below is a genomic window from Desulfobacterales bacterium.
TCATCCATGCCGCGGCCGGTGTCGGAGACAGAGATAACCGCATAGCGGCCCGCCTTGCCGTAGCCGTGCATCCGGATATACTCCTCGTCCATCTCGACCTCATCGGTCTCCAGGGTCAATTCTCCGCCCCCGGGCATCGCATCCCGGGCGTTGGTGGCCAGGTTCAGCAGGACCTGCTCGATCTGGGTGCTGTCCGCCATTATCACCGGGTCCTTGCCGGTGGACACCGTCCTGACCGCAATCTGTTCGCCGATAATCCGGGAGATGAGTTTCTCCACCCGCCCGACAAGCTCGTTCGGCCTTACCGGCACGGCCTGCATCACCTGTTTCCGGCTGAAGGCGAGCAGACTGGTGGTGAGCCTGGCGCCCCGGTCGGCCGAGGAGAGAATCTTTTCAACTATCCGGTGCTGTTCCTCGCTGACCGGCTTCATCAGCATCACATGGCCGTAGTTGATGATCACCGCCAGGATGTTGTTGAAGTCATGGGCAACCCCGCCGGCCAGCTGGCCCACCGCCTCCATCTTCTGGGCCTGCTGCAGTTGCGCCTCCAGTTTCTTCCGCTCGGTGATGTCCTCTCCCGAACTCAAGGTGCCGACAACCTCTCCGGAATCGTCTCGCAACAGGCTGTTGTGCCAGAGGATGCGTATCCGCTCGCCGCTATTGTTCAGAACCGGACTCTCATAATATTCATTCCGCCCAAGGACCCCGGCCATCAACCCGCTGAACACTGCCCTGGCCTCATCCCGGGCCGCCTCGGGCAGAAAATTATCAAACCAGTCCCTGCCGATGATATCTTCCCTGGGGTATCCCAGGACGTCGCAGCCCTTTTTATTGATAAGATTCACCGTTCCGGCCGGACCCAGGGCCAGCAGGATTGCCCCGGCAATGTTCAGATAATGTTCAGCCCGGTCCCGTTCCCCCTTCAGCGCCTTTTCGATCTTTTCCCGCTCAATGATCTCTCTCTGCAGCCGTTCATTGGTGTTCTTCAATTTTTCAGTGCGTCTCCGAACGGTTTCTTCCAGGTTGTCCCGCGCCTCCTCCAGCAACATTCTCTGCCGGTACATGGCAAGGTAGACAGACACCTTGCCGAGCAGAACCCGCGGATTAAACGGTTTGGTAATAAAGTCAACCGCGCCCGTTTCTATCCCCTTTACCAGGTAATAATCCTCGAAAAATATGGCGGAGATGAAGATCACCGGCAGATAACGGGTCCGCTTTTGCCGCCGCATCAAGGAGACCGTTTCAAACCCGTCCATGTCCGGCATCTGGACATCGACAAGGGCCAGGGCGAAATCATGGTCAAGGGTCTTTGCCAGGGCCTCGCGGCCCGATGTTGCGCGGATGATCTCCGCGTCAAGCCCGGCAAAAACCTTTTCAAGGGCGACAAGATTCTCCACCCTGTCGTCAACGATGAGTATTTTAGCGGATTGCTTCATTTTTTTCCCTGGTTGCCGCGTGTGGTTTGCCGCCGGCCCCGGATGCTCGACCGGTGGTCGCGCCACCCTGCGCGTGGTTACGCGGATCTTACCGGTAAAGCCATACCCGCAGAATGTTCAGCAGCCGGTTTATGTCCACCGGCTTGGAGATGTAATCGGTGGCGCCCGCATCCATGCACTTTTCCCGGTCCGCTTTCATTGCCTTTGCAGTGACCGCGATGACCGGCAGGTCCTTGAACCTGGGCTGGGCCCTTATTCGGTCCATCACCTCGTAGCCGTCCATCACCGGCATCATTATATCCAGCAACACCAGGTCGATGCCCGGCTCTTTGTCCAGGATTGCCAGGGCCTTCTCCCCGTCAACGGCCTTGAAGACCTCCATGCCCCTGTGCTCAAGCACCTTTGAGAGGGCAAGAATGTTACGCATGTCGTCGTCGGCCACAAGCACCTTCTTGCCGGTGAAATGCTCCTCCATGTCATACAGACTCTTGATCATCTCCCTTTTCCGTTCAGGGAGATTCTCCACCACCCGGTGGAGAAAGAGCGCGGTCTCGTCAAGGAGCCGCTCTTCTGATTTTTCCCCCTTGACAATGACCGACAAGGCATATCTCTTGAGTTTGTACTCCTCCTCCCGGGTAAGCTCCCGGCCGGTGTAAACAATCACCGGCGGCATGATTTCGACCTCGGAATGGAGCCTTTCAAGAAATTCGAACCCGCTCATCCCGCTGAGATTAAGGTCAAGGATGATGCAGTCGAACCGGGTCGTGGACAGCTTTTCCAGGGCCTCCTCGCCGCTGTCCACCGCCACGGTCTCGATGTCCTGGTCGCCGATGAGTTTAATTATATTGTTTCTGACCACCTCCTCATCCTCGATCACCAGCAGCACCTTGTCCTTTTCTTCGATACTCTCCCGGTCATCGTCAATGGAAGGGGCGGGCAGTGGAGACCCGGGCGCCCCGGCCGCCGCTCCGGCCGGGACCGGCGGTGCCGGGGTAAACCCCACCGGCAGATACACGGTAAACGCCGCCCCCGGGCCGGTCCCGCTCTCAAGCTGTATCTCCCCGCCCAGAAGCCTGGCAAGCTCCCGGGAAATGGAGAGCCCGAGTCCCGTGCCCCCGTATTTGCGCGCAGTGCCGCCGTCCACCTGCTGGAAGGCCTCGAATATCTCCAGACGCTTGTCCCCGGGTATGCCCGGCCCGGTATCAGCCACGGTGACCGCAATGCACTTTTCAGGGGCAAGCGCGCTCCTTGAAAGGTCGGTATCAGGCCCGGGTTTGTGGAACCGGACCGTTACCCCGCCTTTTTCCGTGAATTTTATCGCGTTTGAGACCAGGTTCTTTATTATCTGGTCCAGCCGCTGGGGGTCGGTCTTTATTGACCGGGGCAGCCCCTTGTCCGTCTTTACCTCAAGCTTAAGCCCGGCTTCCTCTGCCAGGTGTTTGAAATTAGCATGAACACTGTCTGCTATATCGGAAAATTCAACCTCTTCAACGTTGAGCGTCATCTTGCCTGCCTCCACCTTTGCCAGGTCGAGTATCTCGTTGATGAGTTTCAGGAGATCCTTGCCGCTGTTATATACGATGGCCGCCGCCTCGAGCTGGTCATCGTTCAGGTTGCCTTCCTTGTTTGCGGCAAGGTCCTGCGCAAGTATCAGCAGGCTGTTGAGCGGGGTGCGAAGTTCATGGGACATGTTGGCAAGGAACTCCGACTTGTACCTGCTGGTGGTCGCCAGTTCCTCCGCCTTCCGCTCAAGGTCCATTTTGATCCGCCGCAAGACCCGGTTTTTCTCGGCCAGTTCATCCTGCTGGGCCTCAAGCACCTGTGTCTTTTCCTCAAGTTCCTTGTTTATGAGCTGAAGTTCATTCTGCTGGCTCTTCAACTCCTCCTCGGATGCCATAAGTCTCTGGGTCTGCTCCTCAAGCTCTTCATTGGAAGACCTGAGTTCTTCCTGCTGCACCTCAAGCTCTTCCGCCTGTAACCGGGTGTTTTCCAGAAGTTCCCTGGTCATGTCACGGGAACGGGCCGAGTTTATTGCTATGGCGACACTGTCCATCACAAAATCAAGAAACTCCAGTTCAGTGTCTGAAAATTTTCTAAAAGCGCCGAGTTCCATCACCCCGACCACCTGGTCCTCATGAATAAAAGGAACAACAACTATATTCGCCGCCACGGCCTCGCCCGCCGCTGAACGGATACGCATATAGTCTTCCGGGATATCGGTAAGGGATATCATCTTTTTCGAATGCGCGGCCTGGCCCACCAGGCCTTCCTTAATCCCGAACCTCTCGTTGAAATCCCCGGGCCGGTCAAAGGCATAACCGCCGGTCAGGTCAAGCGCGGCTCCTTCCCTGTCCAGCACATATAATGCGCCTGTTTTCGCGTCCAGATATTCGACCAGGAACCTGATGACATTATCCGCCAGCACGCCAATCTCAAGATCACCGCTCATTTCCCCGCTTAATTCGTTCTGGCCCGTCTTGATCCAGTCCCGCCTTTTGGCGTCCGCGGTCAGCTTGCGCAGGGAATCCGTCATCTCGTTGATCGAACGGCCCAGTCCCCCCACTTCGTCGTTCTGGCTTATCTTGATCGGACGTTCAAAGTTGCCCCTGGCTATCTCCTTGACGCCCTTGACCATCTCATTGATGGGGACCGTAATGCTTCTGGTGATTAAAACGGCCACGGTGATGCTTAGCAGGAATATCATTCCAGTGATAATGAGCGTGAACATCAGCACCCGTTCCCTGGTGGCCTGGGC
It includes:
- a CDS encoding response regulator; its protein translation is MKQSAKILIVDDRVENLVALEKVFAGLDAEIIRATSGREALAKTLDHDFALALVDVQMPDMDGFETVSLMRRQKRTRYLPVIFISAIFFEDYYLVKGIETGAVDFITKPFNPRVLLGKVSVYLAMYRQRMLLEEARDNLEETVRRRTEKLKNTNERLQREIIEREKIEKALKGERDRAEHYLNIAGAILLALGPAGTVNLINKKGCDVLGYPREDIIGRDWFDNFLPEAARDEARAVFSGLMAGVLGRNEYYESPVLNNSGERIRILWHNSLLRDDSGEVVGTLSSGEDITERKKLEAQLQQAQKMEAVGQLAGGVAHDFNNILAVIINYGHVMLMKPVSEEQHRIVEKILSSADRGARLTTSLLAFSRKQVMQAVPVRPNELVGRVEKLISRIIGEQIAVRTVSTGKDPVIMADSTQIEQVLLNLATNARDAMPGGGELTLETDEVEMDEEYIRMHGYGKAGRYAVISVSDTGRGMDEDTRKKIFEPFFTTKEVDKGTGLGMAMSYGIIKQHGGFINVYSEPGNGTSIKIYLPAGGEERQETEAPLPADSPATGGETVLLAEDDEELRAVTMQILAGHGYTVIEAADGQEVVERFRENRDRIDLLVLDAIMPNKGGRAAYDEIRTERPGIKVLFLSGYTTDTIVRNGFLEQGLNFISKPVAPAKLLKKIRGILDE
- a CDS encoding response regulator; the encoded protein is MMKIGNLNIGWRLGGGFLFVIVLALIAGFVSINAMQKLAGLTRDLYDHSMTVGNAVRDIRMNITAMHRSMKDVALANNIDGIRAAAAIVDAREKETVELFNIVLDRFPGNKQVVKESLKEFTGWKVIRDKVIRLMVKGERQAAADITKGMGARYIEHLLVDINAMIDFANKKGASFYKSAQATRERVLMFTLIITGMIFLLSITVAVLITRSITVPINEMVKGVKEIARGNFERPIKISQNDEVGGLGRSINEMTDSLRKLTADAKRRDWIKTGQNELSGEMSGDLEIGVLADNVIRFLVEYLDAKTGALYVLDREGAALDLTGGYAFDRPGDFNERFGIKEGLVGQAAHSKKMISLTDIPEDYMRIRSAAGEAVAANIVVVPFIHEDQVVGVMELGAFRKFSDTELEFLDFVMDSVAIAINSARSRDMTRELLENTRLQAEELEVQQEELRSSNEELEEQTQRLMASEEELKSQQNELQLINKELEEKTQVLEAQQDELAEKNRVLRRIKMDLERKAEELATTSRYKSEFLANMSHELRTPLNSLLILAQDLAANKEGNLNDDQLEAAAIVYNSGKDLLKLINEILDLAKVEAGKMTLNVEEVEFSDIADSVHANFKHLAEEAGLKLEVKTDKGLPRSIKTDPQRLDQIIKNLVSNAIKFTEKGGVTVRFHKPGPDTDLSRSALAPEKCIAVTVADTGPGIPGDKRLEIFEAFQQVDGGTARKYGGTGLGLSISRELARLLGGEIQLESGTGPGAAFTVYLPVGFTPAPPVPAGAAAGAPGSPLPAPSIDDDRESIEEKDKVLLVIEDEEVVRNNIIKLIGDQDIETVAVDSGEEALEKLSTTRFDCIILDLNLSGMSGFEFLERLHSEVEIMPPVIVYTGRELTREEEYKLKRYALSVIVKGEKSEERLLDETALFLHRVVENLPERKREMIKSLYDMEEHFTGKKVLVADDDMRNILALSKVLEHRGMEVFKAVDGEKALAILDKEPGIDLVLLDIMMPVMDGYEVMDRIRAQPRFKDLPVIAVTAKAMKADREKCMDAGATDYISKPVDINRLLNILRVWLYR